From the genome of Bactrocera oleae isolate idBacOlea1 chromosome 2, idBacOlea1, whole genome shotgun sequence, one region includes:
- the LOC106622602 gene encoding probable G-protein coupled receptor No18 produces MEAHRANEDNFIRRPPPLIYYTASTPNSANITQSILDQRHNTVTSAVTEVLEISNSSTEEWTHFYDLMLSWQGICLIAIFCVLIVITMLGNTLVIMAIITTRRLRTVTNCFVMSLAVADLLVGIFVMPPAVAVHLVGSWRLGWILCDIWISLDILLCTASILSLCAISVDRYLAVTKPLKYSRKRRSKRLALLMILIVWMVALAITCPPMLGWYEPGRRDRNECRYNQNKGYVIYSASGSFFLPMIVMLYVYARISCVIASRHDKMMHTSVHCKRFRRYTTVDNYNYAEQDFFELTREKAPEQRRFSNQTIINELTEVMVPDIEHIRPLLNLPKTNSGKGKINDLTRPVSWKTQPSTVYQYTSNGKRQQYAHSCPPGTIAHMQQPRGSQPQQQQLRSLANCIISLRKEHKTTQTLSIVVGGFIACWLPFFIYYLLTPFIEPRKVSRALTHVLTWLGWLNSAINPFIYAFYSIDFRVAFWRLICRRFCSNIMRPQMPTTTTSMRL; encoded by the exons ATGGAAGCACACAGAGCGAACGAAGATAACTTTATTCGGAGACCGCCTCCTCTCATATACTACACGGCGTCTACACCCAACAGCGCCAATATTACACAGTCGATTTTAGATCAAAGACACAACACCGTTACCAGTGCCGTTACTGAAGTTTTGGAGATTTCAAATTCATCGACCGAAGAGTGGACACATTTCTACGATCTTATGCTGTCCTGGCAAGGCATTTGTTTGATCGCAATTTTTTGTGTGCTCATCGTAATAACAATGCTGGGCAATACATTAGTAATAATGGCGATTATAACCACACGACGCCTGCGCACCGTAACAAACTGTTTTGTAATGAGTCTGGCGGTTGCGGATCTTTTGGTGGGCATTTTCGTTATGCCACCTGCGGTGGCCGTACATTTAGTGG GCTCCTGGCGTCTCGGTTGGATACTTTGCGACATTTGGATATCGCTCGATATATTGCTTTGCACCGCGTCCATACTCAGCTTGTGCGCCATCAGCGTGGACAG ATACCTGGCCGTGACAAAACCGCTGAAATACTCACGTAAACGCCGTTCGAAACGCTTGGCCCTGCTAATGATACTCATTGTTTGGATGGTGGCACTGGCGATAACTTGTCCGCCTATGCTCGGCTG GTATGAGCCGGGACGACGTGACCGAAACGAGTGCCGTTACAATCAAAATAAAGGATACGTCATATATTCGGCCAGTGGCTCCTTCTTTTTGCCAATGATTGTGATGCTTTACGTTTATGCGCGTATTTCCTGCGTCATCGCATCGAGGCATGACAAAATGATGCACACCAGCGTGCATTGCAAG CGATTCAGACGTTACACTACCGTTGATAACTACAATTATGCTGAGCAGGATTTCTTCGAGTTGACACGCGAGAAGGCCCCAGAACAGCGTAGATTTTCCAATCAAACTATCATTAATGAGCTAACTGAAGTCATGGTGCCCGATATAGAACACATCAGACCTCTGCTCAACTTACCAAAGACGAATAGCGGTAAGGGTAAAATCAACGATTTGACACGACCCGTGTCATGGAAAACGCAACCAAGTACGGTGTATCAGTACACGTCCAATGGCAAACGGCAACAGTACGCCCACTCGTGTCCGCCTGGTACGATAGCACATATGCAGCAGCCACGCGGGTCtcaaccgcaacaacaacaactgagaTCCTTGGCCAACTGCATAATTTCGCTGAGGAAAGAGCACAAGACTACACAAACGCTGAGCATTGTGGTTGGCGGCTTTATTGCCTGTTGGCTACCATTCTTCATTTACTACTTGCTTACACCGTTTATAGAGCCGCGAAAGGTCAGCCGGGCTCTTACGCATGTGCTCACCTGGCTGGGCTGGCTGAACAGTGCCATAAATCCCTTCATTTATGCATTCTATAGCATCGACTTTCGCGTGGCCTTCTGGCGACTCATCTGCCGACGCTTCTGCAGCAACATTATGCGACCGCAAATGCCCACCACCACTACATCGATGCGGTTGTAG